A DNA window from Calliphora vicina chromosome 1, idCalVici1.1, whole genome shotgun sequence contains the following coding sequences:
- the Snm1 gene encoding DNA cross-link repair 1 protein — MLQTNKIKIRDLKELQADDVLIPKNTLTPLRKRKNAKSAAKSKKVIVLEQDNKNIIGDNTANTNTVTKQTTKNLLKSAIKETPSNQKRIDSYFTSCPKTYEIKLVTEEPATQCVRTKVKTTAKKTKSANKNKKSPRRTKLRRKRLFSDTTDATADQMSSVSSIREIKLQPVCITIDSDSEDEPAIKNEAESPAGTPQTKTNTPPATVINVVDNPATSSSRETSLANNSQTFPSYTSASSLPFGLRTSNTSCGQTIPSTKSSTGRTSVTRRKTKPCPPYKIIENTTFAVDAFQFGYIDNVTHYFLTHFHADHYIGLTKSFAMPLYMSTITARLLRTFIPVQEQYIHELELNEPYIINDIEVTALDANHCPGSILLVFKFPQTNKCILHTGDFRAWHGMESEPIFWNNPIHTIYLDTTYLSDKYSFCTQDESITKAKVLIEQFIEKHSGKRILYICGSYIIGKEKFWSKLAEDYDLKVWAEGNRYKALKAINEEQFNRILVEDPYEANMHVLAMAKVTYLELVEYFKSYQHLYDIVFAIRPSGWEKNSKPRYGGKINIIGIEYSEHSSYTEMQRFVKYLKPQQVLSTVPTGKDLMKTAKIPINWYKYNTLKPTSNYQPSIDSFMARTPLTNSSLRSLSTRRGSVENIVSPLKSITPNNGEINNNFDTATAISLVSSKPTKTKEIDNDIKTEINSTQTLNQLNSYNFLLNTPHLTRTTTSKCSANSTEDFERPDLVISLKKLQRIKKEVNNKKQTNNTVKTKTKKSEKTLAYTTRKLQQTNNNIKERNNLNNSEDSADLFQPEKNKAKENPILKSTTTSTYSLSDDELPTTSYKKSKTLASSGKSTKKKYDIINDSNVFNHNYLPDIKEESEEINTDAKENIEKETGFYKYKMSKQNSTKQFNISNKTHENEQNLIINLSQKRITRSKSNSSKATTSSHTSQNNNEQEFENKLLKITQKNNKMINNRSQQNSTRILGKAKENPIYKSNTTTSIDSRSEEELPINNILTKQFITNTLTSSERSSEEEMRNTKYIKTAIKRSNSNHNSTPFKKKSTTLSLDATAILNNILEHNEDFDRFNCSQLAGLVVEKLHKNNPDNSKDHIPSELLSDADDDWM, encoded by the exons TAACCCCattaagaaaacgaaaaaatgcTAAATCCGCCGCTAAAAGTAAAAAAGTGATCGTGCTGGAGCaagacaataaaaatattattggtgATAATACTGCTAATACAAATACAgttacaaaacaaacaacaaaaaacttattaaaaagcGCCATAAAAGAAACACCGTCCAACCAAAAACGAATCGATTCATATTTCACTTCTTGTCCAAAAACTTACGAAATAAAATTAGTAACAGAAGAACCGGCAACGCAGTGTGTTAgaactaaagtaaaaactacTGCGAAGAAAACTAAAAGtgccaataaaaataaaaagtctcCAAGGCGAACAAAACTTAGGCGCAAGCGTTTATTTAGCGATACCACAGATGCAACAGCGGATCAGATGTCAAGTGTAAGCTCTATTAGGGAAataaaattgcaacctgtatGTATAACCATAGATTCGGATAGTGAAGATGAGCCTGCTATTAAAAATGAAGCTGAAAGTCCGGCCGGCACACCTCAAACTAAAACAAACACTCCACCGGCTACAGTTATCAATGTTGTGGATAATCCGGCCACTTCCAGCAGTAGAGAAACATCCCTAGCCAATAATTCACAGACATTTCCATCATATACCTCTGCCTCATCTTTACCGTTTGGTCTAAGAACGTCTAACACTAGCTGTGGTCAAACCATACCTTCTACAAAATCCTCTACTGGTAGGACGAGTGTAACCAGGCGTAAAACCAAACCGTGTCCACCCTATAAAATCATAGAAAACACCACATTTGCGGTTGATGCCTTTCAATTCGGCTATATTGATAACGTTACGCACTATTTTCTTACGCATTTTCATGCTGATCATTATATTGGTTTGACAAAATCATTTGCAATGCCCCTATACATGAGTACGATAACGG cCCGTTTATTACGCACCTTTATACCCGTCCAAGAACAATACATCCACGAACTGGAGCTCAATGAACCCTACATAATAAATGACATTGAAGTAACGGCACTGGATGCCAATCATTGTCCCGGTTcgattttattagtttttaaatttccccAAACCAACAAATGTATACTACATACTGGCGATTTTAGAGCCTGGCATGGCATGGAATCAGAGCCAATATTTTGGAATAATCCAATACACACCATCTATTTGGATACCACTTATTTATCAGATAAATATTCCTTCTGTACACAAGATGAATCCATAACAAAGGCAAAAGTTTTAATAGAACAATTTATTGAAAAGCATTCCGGCAAACGTATACTCTATATATGCGGTTCGTATATTATAGGAAAAGAGAAATTCTGGTCAAAATTGGCAGAAGACTATGATTTAAAAGTGTGGGCTGAAGGTAATCGTTATAAGGCTTTAAAGGCCATAAATGAAGAGCAATTTAATAGAATACTGGTGGAAGATCCATATGAGGCGAATATGCATGTTTTGGCAATGGCAAAAGTAACATATTTa GAATTAGTGGAATACTTCAAATCATATCAACATCTATACGATATAGTGTTCGCTATACGGCCTAGTGGTTGGGAGAAGAATAGTAAACCTCGTTATGGTGGTAAAATCAATATAATAGGCATTGAGTATTCGGAACATTCCAGCTATACAGAAATGCAGCGTTTTGTTAAGTATCTAAAACCTCAACAGGTTCTTAGTACAGTGCCGACGGGTAAAGATCTCATGAAAACTGCTAAGATACCAATAAACTGGTATAAATACAATACACTGAAACCAACTAGCAACTATCAGCCCTCCATTGATAGTTTCATGGCTAGAACACCTCTAACAAATTCCTCTTTAAGATCACTCAGTACAAGAAGAGGTAGTGTGGAAAACATTGTATCACCCTTAAAATCTATTACACCCAATAATGGCgagattaataataattttgatacTGCAACAGCTATATCTTTGGTTTCTTCAAAACCTACAAAAACCAAAGAAATTGATAATGATATTAAAACAGAAATCAATTCTACACAAACACTAAATCAATTAAATTCCTATAATTTTCTGCTTAATACACCGCATCTGACCCGAACAACAACTTCAAAATGTTCTGCCAACTCAACGGAGGATTTTGAAAGGCCTGATCTGGTTATTAGCTTAAAAAAATTGCAGCGTATTAAAAAggaagtaaataataaaaagcaaaCCAACAATACagttaaaactaaaacaaaaaagtcgGAAAAAACACTTGCTTATACGACCAGAAAACTGCAGCAGACAAATAACAAtattaaagaaagaaataacTTAAATAATTCAGAAGATTCAGCCGATTTATTCCAGCCTGAAAAGAACAAAGCAAAAGAAAATCCTATATTGAAATCTACCACAACTTCAACATATTCCTTATCCGACGATGAATTACCAACGACCAGCTATAAGAAATCCAAGACACTAGCAAGCAGCGGAAAAagcacaaagaaaaaatatgacaTCATTAATGATTCAAATGTATTCAATCACAATTATTTGCCGGATATTAAAGAAGAATCGGAAGAAATAAACACTGATGCAAAAGAAAACATTGAAAAAGAAACAGGATTCTACAAATATAAAAtgtctaaacaaaattcaacaaaacagtttaatatttctaacaaaacccatgaaaatgaacaaaatttaataattaacttATCACAAAAACGAATCACTAGATCCAAAAGTAATTCCAGCAAAGCTACCACATCCTCTCACACATCCCAAAATAACAATGAACAAgagtttgaaaacaaattgctaaaaataacacagaaaaataataaaatgatcaACAATAGATCTCAACAAAACTCTACAAGAATTTTAGGTAAAGCTAAAGAAAATCCTATATACAAATCCAATACCACAACATCAATAGATTCCAGGTCCGAGGAGGAATtgccaatcaacaacatttTAACCAAACAATTTATAACTAACACTCTAACAAGCAGTGAAAGAAGCTCAGAGGAAGAAATGCGAAATACGAAATACATTAAAACGGCTATAAAAAGAAGCAACTCTAATCATAACTCAACGCCTTTTAAGAAGAAATCTACTACACTCAGCCTAGATGCCACagctattttgaataatattctTGAGCATAATGAGGATTTCGATAGATTCAACTGTTCACAACTGGCTGGTCTAGTGGTGGAAAAGCTTCATAAAAACAATCCTGATAATAGTAAAGATCATATACCCAGCGAGTTGCTATCAGATGCAGATGATGATTGGATGTAA